In Arthrobacter sp. StoSoilB5, one genomic interval encodes:
- a CDS encoding MmgE/PrpD family protein, translating into MNHTPHVTELAHLATRTATLAANGSPALIRARECVLDLIALAIGGTQTEVGRIAIRSKATSQFPARLGTPGCSIFGGIGHFTPGDAAGLNGLLAHALQCDDGMRRAHGHPGIAVIPAVFAAAEATNADGPTLLRAIVGGYEVFARLGAAINPEHLSQGFHPSGTVGAVAAAAGASLVFDAENTRWLENAMALAASASGGLMEHSLYGDMSSYFVGGNAARVGIEAAILAREGMTGPLSVLEGKYGMAAAMAGGTLRTSDLLGLDPGGPKILQTYTKLYPSCRHTHAAIEAALSLRAQILDPDEIESIRIGIYKLAIDECDRPSVHTLAGAESSLQLTVAAALIHGDISLRNRSYGRYQDKRVQLLSKRIDVVHEPAFDALLPGLRPADVRLTTVGQQTFQVRVDLPRGEPERPLTWDELADKAWSAASSVLGAQQFSELEGAVASLESALSLRHLAEAITTNTDLGDTEND; encoded by the coding sequence ATGAACCACACACCCCACGTCACCGAACTTGCCCATCTCGCCACACGAACAGCGACTTTGGCGGCAAACGGATCCCCAGCCCTCATCCGGGCCAGGGAATGCGTGCTGGATCTGATCGCTTTGGCCATCGGCGGGACCCAGACAGAAGTCGGTCGGATCGCAATTCGGAGCAAGGCTACGTCGCAGTTCCCAGCCCGTTTGGGAACCCCCGGGTGTTCGATTTTCGGTGGGATTGGGCACTTTACCCCGGGAGACGCCGCGGGTTTGAACGGTCTGCTGGCGCATGCTCTTCAGTGCGACGACGGTATGCGGCGTGCCCATGGTCATCCTGGGATAGCTGTCATTCCTGCTGTTTTCGCGGCCGCGGAAGCTACGAATGCCGACGGTCCTACTCTCCTTCGCGCCATCGTTGGCGGGTACGAGGTGTTCGCACGCCTTGGTGCGGCCATTAACCCCGAACATTTGAGCCAGGGTTTCCATCCATCGGGCACTGTAGGAGCCGTAGCAGCCGCTGCGGGCGCCAGCTTGGTGTTCGATGCCGAGAACACACGGTGGCTCGAAAATGCCATGGCCTTGGCTGCGTCCGCCAGTGGTGGTCTTATGGAACATTCCCTGTACGGGGACATGTCCTCTTACTTCGTTGGCGGCAATGCCGCCCGGGTCGGGATAGAAGCAGCCATCCTGGCGCGGGAGGGAATGACCGGGCCCCTGAGCGTGCTGGAAGGTAAATATGGAATGGCAGCGGCCATGGCCGGCGGCACGTTACGGACATCAGACCTTCTAGGCCTGGATCCGGGCGGTCCGAAAATCCTTCAAACCTACACAAAACTGTATCCCTCGTGTCGGCACACCCACGCCGCCATCGAGGCTGCTCTCTCGCTTCGAGCACAGATCCTGGACCCGGACGAGATCGAATCGATTCGGATTGGCATCTATAAGTTGGCAATTGACGAATGCGACCGCCCATCGGTGCACACGCTTGCTGGCGCAGAAAGCAGTCTTCAGCTGACCGTCGCCGCAGCGCTCATTCACGGTGACATATCGCTGCGGAACCGATCCTATGGACGCTATCAGGACAAACGGGTGCAGCTGCTGTCCAAGCGGATCGACGTAGTTCATGAGCCCGCGTTTGATGCCCTGCTACCGGGTCTCCGACCAGCCGATGTCCGCTTGACGACGGTCGGACAACAGACGTTCCAAGTGAGGGTAGATCTGCCTCGCGGAGAACCCGAACGGCCGCTGACCTGGGACGAACTTGCCGACAAGGCTTGGTCGGCTGCATCCAGCGTCCTGGGTGCCCAGCAGTTTTCGGAGCTGGAAGGCGCTGTAGCTTCCCTGGAGTCAGCTTTGAGCCTGCGTCATTTGGCAGAAGCCATCACAACAAACACTGACTTAGGAGACACTGAAAATGACTGA
- a CDS encoding IclR family transcriptional regulator: MSVLDCFGPGTPSLGAAEMARRLGLGKTVVFRIAQTLAAAGFLEREADGRYRIGLHAFEVGSLYPLHRALEEAAMGPMRALAARTAHTVYLGVLHGRHITYLSAVEAPGPIQIRATPGTRTYAHTTAMGTILLAHMPPEEARELLSREPLERLSPNTVTDVEAIMARLERAREAGYAMNSGEHYEMVGSIAAPVLGPLGRPVAAVSNGFAIGLVSATELQEMTHDVIHCAAELSSAFIRQDNHDLRKVL, translated from the coding sequence GTGAGTGTGTTGGATTGTTTTGGGCCTGGTACGCCGAGTCTGGGGGCGGCGGAGATGGCGCGGCGGTTGGGGTTGGGTAAGACGGTGGTGTTCCGGATTGCCCAGACGTTGGCTGCTGCGGGGTTCCTGGAGCGGGAGGCGGATGGGAGGTACCGGATCGGGTTGCATGCGTTCGAGGTGGGCAGTCTGTATCCGTTGCACCGGGCGTTGGAGGAAGCTGCGATGGGGCCGATGCGTGCGTTGGCTGCGCGGACGGCGCACACGGTGTATCTGGGTGTGCTGCATGGCCGGCACATCACGTACCTCTCCGCTGTGGAGGCTCCTGGCCCGATTCAGATCCGGGCGACCCCTGGGACCCGGACCTATGCCCATACCACCGCGATGGGCACGATCCTGCTGGCACACATGCCGCCGGAGGAAGCCCGGGAGTTGCTCTCGCGTGAGCCGTTGGAGCGTCTCTCACCAAACACTGTCACCGATGTTGAGGCGATCATGGCCCGCCTGGAACGTGCCCGGGAGGCCGGGTATGCAATGAACAGCGGGGAACACTACGAGATGGTCGGTTCCATCGCCGCCCCGGTACTTGGCCCCTTGGGACGCCCGGTGGCCGCGGTCAGTAACGGCTTCGCGATCGGTTTGGTCAGCGCCACCGAACTGCAGGAAATGACCCACGACGTGATCCACTGCGCCGCCGAGCTCAGCAGCGCCTTCATCCGGCAAGACAACCACGACCTGAGGAAAGTACTTTGA
- a CDS encoding carbohydrate ABC transporter permease: protein MNVQTKSAPPEQDIFLSAVSMPRKDRPRYSPGERLLYVLGVAFSVIVLGVPVLILLLVSISAAGGWTFANYAVLLGLETSEDSYNTAVQYFGHGLVNSLLVATVATVVVVTASVPLAYVLGRVVSPRVMNISVMGLIALRVLPPMTLMIPIYVVATTNGLTNSRILTGILYAAFEMPYVIWIMAGFFHRLPAELEEAALLDGCTKLGALRRVLLPLAVPGLFASALFTFVYVWSDMFISLLMLASPDSRTLPVLLSSFVSGIQSTPYGLVMASGVIAVLIPAALAVALRRLVVGGLALEGQR from the coding sequence ATGAACGTGCAAACCAAGTCCGCACCACCGGAACAGGACATTTTCTTGTCAGCAGTGTCGATGCCGCGAAAGGACCGGCCAAGATATTCACCGGGCGAGCGGCTGCTCTACGTCCTCGGAGTAGCGTTCTCCGTTATCGTCCTCGGTGTGCCGGTGCTCATTCTTCTTCTCGTGAGTATTTCTGCGGCGGGAGGATGGACGTTCGCCAACTACGCGGTGCTCCTGGGTCTGGAAACCAGCGAGGATTCTTACAACACCGCTGTACAGTATTTTGGCCACGGCCTGGTCAACAGCCTACTGGTGGCGACCGTTGCAACGGTTGTGGTCGTGACCGCTTCCGTCCCCTTGGCGTACGTGCTGGGGCGCGTTGTTTCTCCGCGCGTCATGAATATCAGTGTTATGGGCTTGATAGCCCTGAGGGTGCTGCCTCCGATGACTTTGATGATTCCTATCTATGTTGTGGCGACCACAAATGGACTAACCAACAGCCGCATCCTCACAGGCATTCTTTACGCTGCTTTCGAAATGCCCTACGTCATTTGGATCATGGCAGGATTCTTCCACCGCTTGCCTGCGGAACTGGAGGAAGCCGCGTTGCTTGACGGCTGTACGAAACTGGGTGCGCTGCGGCGCGTCCTCCTGCCCTTGGCTGTCCCGGGCCTGTTCGCGTCTGCCCTCTTTACTTTTGTCTATGTCTGGAGCGACATGTTCATTTCCTTGCTGATGCTCGCCTCCCCAGACAGCCGAACGTTGCCGGTCCTGCTATCCAGCTTCGTCTCGGGCATTCAGTCGACCCCGTACGGGCTCGTTATGGCCTCGGGTGTCATTGCGGTGCTCATCCCGGCTGCCCTTGCCGTAGCCCTTCGTCGCCTTGTGGTCGGTGGGCTGGCACTGGAAGGACAACGCTGA
- a CDS encoding MmgE/PrpD family protein: protein MTDLQSEHTEAQQWPSQTLEIASWIIHASSRDADPDAYASAQVSVTDFLGCAVSGSETTEAKLIGDTVCSPGRVPALGQSGLKLHPASAAYLHAWQAHAYEMDDGDWDTWGHLGSPTIAAALSAGWHSSATLSDLTDAVSIAFSFGMALGRAINPVHYARGFCTTGTIGTLTAAAAASRLLGLNEVSTAHALDFAVAQASGVRQFAVSGSSSCLIIPANAARTGFEAAILAANGLLGGRYAIEGELGFLQVFGNQVSGLSVPAEPGHHVPRIYFKPHSCCGNAIGPIHTFAEAWRSLGKTELERIHFELPKEVARNVDHQTPRSELEQHLSLQLAVAMHLTNGGIGARDLINLHITDDVRKTMGTVEISVLSSDQGEGLIEGNIGYVSLCATDGRSIRRTVSALGPQIGQTEITKKFEELVEPSLGSSGTAGILALLSNDSTSIRDLLQAGHGPRSLTS, encoded by the coding sequence ATGACCGACCTCCAATCAGAACACACAGAGGCACAACAGTGGCCGTCGCAGACTCTGGAGATAGCCTCCTGGATAATCCACGCCTCATCCCGTGACGCCGATCCGGACGCGTACGCAAGCGCACAGGTCTCCGTCACAGACTTCCTTGGTTGCGCGGTTTCGGGCTCTGAAACTACCGAGGCCAAGTTGATAGGGGACACCGTCTGCTCACCCGGCCGCGTTCCAGCGCTCGGCCAGTCCGGGCTGAAACTGCACCCTGCGTCCGCAGCCTATCTGCACGCCTGGCAGGCGCATGCATACGAGATGGACGATGGAGACTGGGACACATGGGGGCATCTGGGATCGCCAACCATTGCCGCAGCGCTCTCCGCAGGATGGCACTCCTCTGCCACATTGTCTGACTTGACCGACGCGGTATCCATTGCCTTTTCGTTTGGAATGGCTCTGGGGCGAGCTATTAATCCGGTCCATTACGCACGCGGCTTTTGCACAACAGGAACGATTGGCACCCTTACCGCAGCAGCCGCCGCGTCCCGCCTCCTGGGCCTCAATGAAGTATCCACCGCCCACGCGCTGGACTTCGCAGTAGCCCAGGCATCAGGGGTTCGACAGTTCGCCGTCAGCGGCAGCAGTTCGTGCCTCATTATCCCTGCAAACGCTGCACGCACAGGCTTTGAAGCCGCGATTCTCGCGGCAAACGGTCTCCTTGGCGGCCGGTATGCCATTGAAGGAGAACTCGGGTTCCTTCAGGTATTTGGAAACCAGGTCAGTGGCCTGTCAGTACCAGCTGAGCCAGGGCATCACGTCCCCCGGATCTACTTCAAACCGCATAGCTGCTGTGGGAATGCAATTGGCCCGATCCACACCTTCGCCGAGGCCTGGCGGAGTCTAGGAAAGACCGAACTTGAACGCATCCATTTCGAACTTCCCAAAGAAGTAGCACGCAACGTGGACCATCAGACGCCTCGGAGTGAACTTGAACAACATCTGAGCCTGCAGCTGGCAGTGGCCATGCATCTCACCAATGGCGGGATCGGTGCTCGGGACCTGATCAATCTTCACATTACCGACGACGTGCGGAAGACGATGGGAACTGTGGAAATTTCTGTTCTGAGCTCGGACCAAGGCGAGGGACTTATTGAAGGCAACATCGGATACGTCTCGCTGTGCGCGACCGATGGACGTTCCATAAGACGGACCGTGTCGGCTCTAGGACCTCAAATTGGTCAGACAGAAATAACCAAGAAGTTCGAAGAATTGGTGGAACCGTCGCTGGGAAGTAGCGGCACGGCAGGCATTCTCGCCCTGCTTTCGAACGACTCCACATCCATACGCGATCTGCTTCAGGCCGGACACGGTCCGAGGTCACTCACCTCATAG
- a CDS encoding pyridoxal-phosphate dependent enzyme yields MKTRSSSAPETDARPAPSLHIRCVRCSADAAGNGIFEGCPACRRDGFRANYELDEDQYPAFVPPVPDDRRGGIWRWRASLPPLARGHEVTLGEGNTPLLVIDRAGRKVYLKDESQNPTWSHKDRLCAVAASHAASTGAKVTVVSSSGNHALSAAAYAARAGLPCVVITHEGMPAPVRSAVTAYGAHLVIVPGDRRWDLVERSVHELGWYPFSNFTAPATGNPVAVEGYKTIAFELAEQLGWKAPTSVIVPTGYAEALCGIWRGFKEMHTAGTIGTLPRMISVEPAVSAPLHNSLAQQLTDPAPVQGGKSLASSINVKVTSLHALMSIQESQGHALAVSETDILTAHHELARHGFYVENASATSFAGLAQAEASGLDLGEHPVLISTSSGIKDATSRQNTPPATLDGSWQSFLNTIPDQLLLLSA; encoded by the coding sequence TTGAAAACCCGATCCAGCAGTGCACCCGAAACGGACGCACGTCCTGCACCTTCCCTTCACATCCGGTGTGTGCGTTGCTCGGCGGACGCCGCCGGCAACGGTATCTTTGAGGGCTGCCCGGCCTGCCGGCGAGACGGATTCCGGGCCAACTACGAGCTCGACGAGGACCAGTACCCAGCCTTCGTCCCGCCCGTGCCCGATGACCGGCGTGGCGGGATCTGGCGGTGGCGGGCCAGTCTTCCCCCGCTGGCCCGCGGCCACGAAGTCACCCTCGGTGAGGGCAACACGCCGCTGCTTGTTATCGACCGTGCCGGGCGCAAGGTTTACCTCAAGGACGAGTCCCAGAACCCGACGTGGTCCCATAAAGACCGGCTCTGCGCCGTGGCTGCATCCCACGCAGCCTCCACTGGCGCCAAGGTAACGGTCGTTTCCTCCAGCGGCAACCATGCCCTGTCCGCGGCCGCTTACGCCGCCAGGGCCGGCCTGCCCTGCGTGGTCATCACCCACGAGGGAATGCCGGCGCCGGTCAGGTCCGCCGTCACGGCGTACGGAGCGCATCTGGTCATCGTGCCCGGGGACCGCCGCTGGGACCTGGTGGAACGATCGGTCCACGAACTGGGGTGGTACCCGTTCTCGAACTTCACAGCCCCGGCCACCGGTAACCCTGTCGCCGTCGAAGGCTACAAAACGATCGCTTTCGAACTCGCCGAACAACTCGGCTGGAAAGCCCCGACCTCGGTGATCGTGCCCACCGGATACGCCGAAGCCCTATGCGGAATCTGGCGCGGCTTCAAAGAGATGCACACCGCCGGGACGATAGGAACCCTTCCCAGGATGATCAGCGTTGAGCCGGCAGTTTCGGCCCCGCTGCACAACAGCCTCGCCCAACAACTAACCGACCCGGCCCCCGTTCAAGGCGGCAAGAGCCTGGCCAGTTCCATCAACGTCAAGGTCACCAGCCTTCATGCCCTCATGAGCATCCAGGAATCACAAGGCCACGCCCTGGCTGTCAGCGAAACGGACATCCTCACCGCACACCACGAACTCGCCAGGCACGGCTTCTACGTTGAAAACGCATCGGCAACCTCTTTCGCCGGGCTCGCCCAAGCCGAAGCCAGCGGACTGGACCTGGGCGAACACCCCGTACTGATCTCAACCTCCAGCGGCATCAAAGACGCCACCAGCCGCCAGAACACGCCCCCGGCAACCCTCGACGGAAGCTGGCAAAGCTTCCTGAACACCATCCCGGACCAGCTACTGCTGCTCTCGGCCTAG
- a CDS encoding sugar ABC transporter permease: MSKDTARKVTALRNNAALYWLSAPAVLLLAATLIAPMVMAVNSSLHAGKTGSLADLGEWIGFANYQSLFSDPALRASLVVTVFFCLGTVVLTSVGGYCIALVLVRKSVASTLVLILVMVGWAMPLIVNGLLWRLIYDPVQSPINSFFNHLGVTLPDAMANPLGTPTGALIGTIVAYAWKMIPFTAILLFGALQERSPEIYAAAKLDGANIWQTFRHLTLPLTRPVLLIVVTLSTIWSLREFDTIYVLTKGGPGSATTTLNWFAYTQTFEYGSVGLGTALAVLLGGLAVVITAIYTLVLGEKD, from the coding sequence ATGAGCAAAGACACCGCCCGGAAGGTAACGGCTCTCAGAAATAACGCGGCACTCTACTGGTTGTCAGCACCGGCCGTTCTCCTCCTTGCCGCCACCCTGATCGCACCCATGGTGATGGCCGTTAACTCCAGCCTTCACGCTGGAAAGACAGGAAGCCTTGCGGATCTGGGGGAGTGGATTGGTTTTGCCAATTACCAAAGCCTGTTCAGTGACCCTGCTCTGCGGGCATCCCTCGTGGTGACAGTATTCTTTTGTCTGGGAACTGTCGTACTCACCAGCGTCGGTGGATACTGCATAGCACTCGTCCTTGTACGTAAGAGTGTGGCTTCGACTCTGGTTCTGATCCTTGTCATGGTTGGCTGGGCCATGCCGTTGATCGTCAACGGGCTTCTGTGGCGTCTGATTTACGACCCCGTTCAAAGCCCGATCAATTCATTCTTCAACCACCTCGGCGTCACACTCCCGGACGCAATGGCAAACCCCCTGGGCACGCCCACAGGTGCTCTGATCGGCACGATCGTTGCCTACGCGTGGAAAATGATCCCGTTCACAGCAATCCTCTTGTTTGGTGCCCTTCAGGAGCGATCTCCGGAGATTTACGCGGCAGCCAAACTGGACGGGGCGAACATATGGCAGACCTTCAGGCATTTGACTCTTCCCTTGACAAGACCGGTGCTATTGATCGTGGTGACCCTAAGCACCATTTGGTCACTGCGTGAGTTCGACACCATCTATGTCCTAACCAAGGGAGGGCCCGGTTCTGCCACAACGACACTGAACTGGTTCGCTTATACACAGACATTCGAGTACGGAAGCGTCGGCCTCGGCACAGCATTGGCTGTTCTCCTGGGAGGCCTCGCCGTTGTGATCACGGCCATTTACACGCTCGTGCTGGGCGAGAAGGACTGA
- a CDS encoding Xaa-Pro peptidase family protein, translating to MAIKVADRLLNKARALSIMEEIGIDALIATEAQNVTYASNFWALSQWLRRGPQVYAALSREALEENSWLVVGTGSLDLVATQDVWIKNVARYGFFSLKGSVDNPAEGDWAMTEQKNLKELFDTPYHDGPAKALAEAITQMGLAKSRIGIDESGITPALLTELKTLLPHCEIIPASQTFRRIRAVKTTAEVERLTKAAQCTEQAIEATFAIAKPGLTEIELSRVFLHELIDAGAEPALTVLGAGVRSALPSATPSNYRLNAGDIIRFDAGCYYQHYRADISRCAILGEPTTKHTRIYNAIHAGQDAALAAIRPGIPAQDIYHAAMNAARTAGIPDYERNHVGHGIGIEGYDVPNLTAQETTLLEPGMTLCIETPYYEIGWGGLQIEDTIVVTDTHETLMTTGRHLRTINI from the coding sequence ATGGCCATTAAAGTAGCGGACCGACTGCTGAACAAAGCACGGGCCCTGAGCATCATGGAAGAAATCGGAATCGACGCTCTGATTGCCACAGAGGCCCAGAACGTCACCTACGCCAGCAATTTCTGGGCCCTCTCACAATGGCTTCGCCGAGGACCCCAGGTCTACGCCGCCCTCTCACGCGAAGCCCTGGAAGAAAACTCCTGGCTCGTGGTCGGAACCGGGTCCCTTGACCTCGTTGCCACCCAGGACGTCTGGATCAAAAACGTCGCACGATACGGCTTCTTCTCCCTCAAAGGCTCCGTCGACAACCCAGCCGAAGGCGACTGGGCCATGACCGAACAAAAGAACCTCAAAGAACTCTTCGACACCCCCTACCACGACGGACCAGCCAAAGCACTCGCCGAAGCCATCACACAAATGGGACTGGCCAAAAGCCGCATCGGCATCGACGAGTCCGGCATCACCCCGGCCCTGCTCACCGAACTCAAAACACTGCTTCCCCACTGCGAAATCATCCCGGCAAGCCAGACCTTCCGACGGATCCGGGCAGTCAAGACCACCGCGGAAGTCGAACGCCTGACCAAAGCCGCACAATGCACCGAACAGGCCATCGAAGCCACCTTCGCCATCGCAAAACCAGGCCTGACCGAAATCGAACTCTCCCGCGTCTTCCTGCACGAACTCATCGACGCAGGCGCAGAACCTGCCCTGACCGTCCTCGGAGCCGGCGTACGCTCCGCCCTGCCCAGCGCCACCCCATCGAACTACCGCCTCAACGCCGGAGACATCATCCGCTTCGACGCCGGCTGCTACTACCAGCACTACCGCGCCGACATCTCACGCTGCGCAATCCTCGGCGAACCCACCACCAAACACACCCGCATCTACAACGCCATCCACGCCGGCCAGGACGCCGCCCTCGCCGCCATCCGCCCCGGCATCCCCGCCCAAGACATCTACCACGCCGCCATGAACGCCGCCCGAACAGCAGGAATCCCCGACTACGAACGCAACCACGTCGGCCACGGCATCGGCATCGAAGGCTACGACGTCCCCAACCTCACCGCCCAGGAAACCACACTCCTCGAACCCGGCATGACCCTCTGCATCGAAACCCCCTACTACGAAATCGGCTGGGGCGGCCTCCAAATCGAAGACACCATCGTCGTCACCGACACCCACGAAACACTCATGACAACCGGCCGACACCTACGCACCATCAACATCTAA
- a CDS encoding extracellular solute-binding protein: MTVQGKAVDRRNFLKGVVLTAALPLTVSACSSPSKSTGSGEVKFVLWDYQPDTSKGLVAGFQKQAQGVTVTTQIEPYAQYPTSVQFMQTGKQPFDVLYMQDERLAQWSSWMEPIEGYDGASALIAKLSPAAKQALTHNGKVYGLPYFLGFVAFTYNDLMLAKAGIPKPASTWDELLTHAKQLKSQGISQYPLVFPGGLGSSQISYIFYSMLASRAGSLLDDKGKLTKEAKASMQWLVDAQKAGVLHPSILQLDYQTAPKAFMTGEHAFMLALSNASGPAFANDPKASKVAGHAKLALMPGNGATISWTRGIGMNSASTNKEQAWELIKYLGGTDKNGEYVAAETWMEKAGLPYGYNDEKLANSSQVTSTLKVWTDPSLWNDQLQKGIHLSAVTPFSKSGFPQLDDKIQRTLQDVISGNTSIDAAATTLEDTAKSLGA; encoded by the coding sequence TTGACCGTTCAAGGCAAAGCTGTTGACCGTAGGAACTTCCTGAAGGGCGTGGTCCTTACAGCGGCCTTGCCGCTGACCGTCTCGGCCTGTTCGTCCCCGTCAAAGTCGACGGGGAGCGGGGAAGTCAAGTTTGTGCTGTGGGACTACCAGCCGGATACATCCAAGGGCCTCGTGGCCGGATTTCAGAAGCAGGCCCAGGGCGTCACCGTAACTACTCAAATCGAGCCGTACGCCCAGTACCCGACGTCGGTCCAATTCATGCAAACGGGAAAGCAGCCCTTCGATGTGTTGTACATGCAGGACGAGCGACTGGCACAGTGGTCCAGTTGGATGGAGCCCATCGAAGGCTATGATGGCGCCAGCGCGCTCATTGCGAAGCTCAGCCCCGCAGCGAAACAGGCCCTGACCCACAACGGAAAGGTCTATGGCCTTCCTTACTTTCTCGGTTTCGTTGCTTTCACGTACAACGACCTCATGCTGGCCAAAGCCGGCATCCCTAAGCCCGCATCAACGTGGGACGAACTCCTTACCCACGCCAAGCAACTGAAGAGCCAAGGAATTTCACAGTATCCATTGGTCTTCCCTGGGGGACTCGGCTCATCTCAGATCTCCTACATCTTCTACAGCATGCTTGCCTCGAGGGCAGGTTCGCTTTTGGACGACAAGGGAAAGCTGACCAAGGAAGCCAAAGCCTCCATGCAATGGCTTGTTGATGCCCAAAAGGCCGGAGTCCTCCATCCATCCATCCTTCAACTGGACTACCAGACGGCACCGAAGGCCTTCATGACCGGAGAGCACGCTTTCATGCTCGCACTCTCGAATGCTTCCGGACCGGCCTTCGCGAATGACCCGAAGGCGTCCAAGGTTGCCGGACATGCAAAGCTGGCGCTGATGCCCGGCAACGGGGCAACAATCTCGTGGACCCGGGGCATTGGTATGAACAGCGCGTCGACGAACAAGGAGCAGGCGTGGGAACTCATCAAGTACTTGGGTGGGACTGACAAGAACGGTGAGTACGTCGCAGCAGAAACCTGGATGGAAAAGGCCGGTCTGCCGTACGGATACAACGACGAGAAACTGGCCAACTCAAGCCAAGTCACCAGCACCCTGAAGGTGTGGACCGACCCCAGCCTCTGGAACGACCAGCTTCAGAAAGGGATCCACCTGTCTGCGGTGACCCCGTTCAGCAAGTCAGGCTTTCCCCAGTTGGATGACAAGATCCAGCGCACACTCCAAGATGTCATTTCAGGCAACACCTCGATTGACGCGGCCGCAACGACCCTCGAGGACACGGCCAAGAGTCTTGGAGCCTGA
- a CDS encoding Ldh family oxidoreductase codes for MPTITVSVGDLELTASAALQRHGATKSAAVEVAKALRRAEQYGDSHCGLRHLELDCAQLASGRVDGRAKPSAHRVKPGLIRADANNGFSQPAFALGFPDALLAAESHGVAVLAISNAYTCGALGYFPELIAERGYVGVAFTNASASVVPPGGTKPVLGTNPIAMSVPDGRGGIAFQFDQCTSSANLRHIREAARTSSPIPEGWAVSPKGEPTTSASEALAGGLLPFGGPKGFSIGLMVEILASFFTDSAMSLHTSNLQATVGPPHGLGIFCLLLDPTAIAGDAFERKLDILQTAVQAQPGTRLPGTGKSKQSRVAVNSLLWERAQILAGA; via the coding sequence ATGCCAACAATCACAGTGTCAGTTGGAGATCTGGAGTTGACGGCATCCGCCGCGCTCCAACGTCATGGCGCGACCAAAAGCGCAGCGGTCGAGGTCGCCAAAGCCCTTCGACGGGCAGAACAATACGGAGATTCACATTGTGGACTGCGACATCTGGAGCTCGACTGCGCCCAGCTTGCCAGCGGAAGAGTGGACGGGAGGGCAAAGCCATCGGCCCATCGTGTTAAACCAGGCCTCATTCGCGCTGACGCAAACAACGGATTCTCCCAGCCAGCTTTTGCGCTCGGCTTCCCAGACGCGCTCCTGGCAGCGGAATCGCACGGCGTCGCTGTTTTGGCCATCAGTAATGCTTACACATGTGGTGCACTCGGATACTTCCCTGAACTGATAGCCGAGCGTGGGTACGTCGGCGTTGCCTTCACTAACGCCTCAGCCAGCGTCGTTCCTCCGGGCGGAACAAAGCCCGTCCTGGGAACAAACCCAATCGCTATGTCAGTCCCGGACGGTAGAGGCGGTATAGCATTCCAGTTCGACCAATGCACCAGTTCGGCCAACCTACGCCATATCAGGGAAGCCGCCAGGACCTCCAGCCCAATACCGGAGGGCTGGGCCGTATCCCCAAAGGGCGAGCCCACCACCAGCGCATCGGAGGCACTTGCGGGAGGCTTGCTGCCTTTTGGAGGCCCAAAGGGTTTTAGCATCGGTTTAATGGTCGAAATTCTGGCTTCATTCTTCACCGACTCTGCCATGTCGCTCCACACCTCCAACTTGCAAGCTACCGTTGGCCCCCCTCACGGGTTGGGAATTTTCTGCCTGCTGCTCGATCCAACAGCGATTGCAGGGGATGCGTTCGAAAGGAAGCTTGATATTTTGCAGACAGCAGTACAAGCCCAACCTGGCACCCGGCTGCCTGGCACCGGGAAGTCAAAGCAAAGCCGCGTAGCCGTCAATAGCCTTCTTTGGGAGCGTGCTCAAATATTGGCTGGCGCCTGA